A stretch of Ranitomeya variabilis isolate aRanVar5 chromosome 3, aRanVar5.hap1, whole genome shotgun sequence DNA encodes these proteins:
- the EIF2S3 gene encoding eukaryotic translation initiation factor 2 subunit 3: MAGDEPGVTLGQPHLSKQDLTTLDVTKLTPLSPEIISRQATINIGTIGHVAHGKSTVVKAISGVHTVRFKNELERNITIKLGYANAKIYKLDDPSCSRPECYRSCGSSTPDEFPTDIPSTKGNFKLVRHVSFVDCPGHDILMATMLNGAAVMDAALLLIAGNESCPQPQTSEHLAAIEIMKLKHILILQNKIDLVKESQAKEQYEQILAFVQGTVAEGAPIIPISAQLKYNIEVVCEYIVKKIPVPLRDFTSEPRLIVIRSFDVNKPGCEVDDLKGGVAGGSILKGVLKVGQEIEVRPGIVSKDSEGKLMCKPIFSKIVSLFAEHNDLQYAAPGGLIGVGTKIDPTLCRADRMVGQVLGAVGALPEIFTELEISYFLLRRLLGVRTEGDKKAAKVQKLSKNEVLMVNIGSLSTGGRVSAVKADLGKIVLTNPVCTEVGEKIALSRRVEKHWRLIGWGQIRRGVTIKPTIDDD; encoded by the exons gatGTCACCAAGTTGACGCCACTTTCTCCAGAAATTATCAGCAGACAAGCCACAATTAACATAG GTACCATTGGTCATGTAGCCCATGGTAAGTCCACCGTAGTGAAAGCCATTTCTGGTGTGCACACTGTCCGGTTTAAGAATGAACTTGAGAGAAACATCACCATCAAGCTTGGCTATGCCAATGCCAAG ATCTACAAACTTGATGACCCCAGCTGTTCTCGGCCTGAATGCTACCGGTCCTGCGGCAGCAGCACCCCTGATGAATTTCCCACAGACATACCCAGCACCAAGGGCAACTTTAAGTTGGTGCG GCATGTATCTTTTGTAGATTGCCCGGGTCACGATATTTTGATGGCGACTATGCTGAACGGAGCAGCTGTTATGGATGCTGCCTTATTGTTAATAG CTGGTAATGAATCCTGTCCTCAGCCGCAGACTTCAGAACATCTGGCTGCCATTGAAATCATGAAGCTAAAGCACATCCTCATTTTACAAAATAAGATTGATTTGGTTAAAGAAAGTCAAGCCAAGGAGCAGTATGAGCAGATCCTGGCATTTGTACAAG GTACAGTAGCGGAGGGTGCTCCTATCATTCCAATCTCAGCTCAGTTGAAGTATAACATTGAAGTCGTATGTGAATATATTGTAAAGAAAATCCCAGTGCCTCTGAGAGACTTCACATCTGAGCCCAGACTTATAG TTATCAGGTCATTTGATGTGAACAAGCCAGGATGTGAGGTTGATGATCTGAAAGGTGGTGTAGCTGGAGGAAGTATTCTAAAAGGCGTATTAAAG GTCGGTCAAGAAATAGAGGTTCGCCCTGGCATAGTTTCTAAAGACAGTGAAGGCAAGCTCATGTGCAAGCCTATCTTCTCTAAAATTGTGTCTCTGTTTGCTGAGCACAATGATCTACAATATGCTGCTCCCGGAGGCCTTATTG gtGTTGGTACCAAGATTGATCCAACTTTGTGTCGTGCTGATCGTATGGTCGGGCAAGTATTAGGTGCAGTTGGAGCATTGCCTGAAATATTTACAGAGCTGGAAATCTCCTACTTCCTCCTGCGGCGACTCCTTGGAGTACGTACAGAGGGGGATAAGAAGGCTGCTAAG GTTCAAAAACTCTCTAAGAATGAAGTTCTGATGGTCAACATTGGATCTTTATCCACTGGTGGTCGTGTGAGTGCTGTGAAAGCTGATTTAGGAAAAATTGTGCTTACAAATCCAGTGTGCACAGAAGTAGGAGAGAAAATTGCTCTTAGCAGAAGAGTTGAGAAACATTGGCG